The genomic interval GTAAGAGCCTTACTAGTAAGAGCCTTACTAGTAAGAGCCTTACTAGTAAGAGCCTTACTAGTAAGAGCCTTACTAGTAAGAGCCTTACTAGTAAGAGCCTTACTAGTAAGAGCCTTCTGTATCTATCTAGATACAGAATTTAAACAACAGGTCTGTGGATGCTCTGGTGGGCGCGAACTTCCGCTCCCAAAgaaattttttaactttatttcgtggatacataaacagccatgatgtaagtaagtagtcgttacatgagccatgtcaggggcctatggcagctcagtaaccctgacacattgttgatggagttggtaatccacctcacaatctacacgatagaagaattgttttaagtttacgcgattattatcataattaaaacacgtaataacggtTTTTATCGCGTTCAAAATagggatacgagactcccgatatttcatggcacttgcaacagtgccgaaatatcgggagtctcatatccctattttgaacgcggtaagaacccgttattatgtgttttaataagaagaagaatgtttgAATGTACTTACCGGCAAGTCCAACCACTCCACCAACAGCGTCGAGGCCTCCTTCAACTACGCCGGAGATACCTCCAAGTATGTCAGAGACAGCTTGGAAGATCACTTTCTTGACTCCGATCAAGCCGTCCCATCCTGGCGACAGAAACATACATTAAATGAACTTgcgggccgtccattaatcgtgtgatgttttttttggcatttttaaccccccttggtGATGcatggtgaggttcaagactcgccccctattctatatcacgtgtatttttagtacctaTCAAAATTATTGtacgaaacgccgcttttcggttcagtatcgcgcgtttgccgaaaaaataaatcatcatcaccatcaccagcccattaacgtccccactgctggggcacgggccttccctatggatgggtagggagatcgggccttaaaccatcacgtgggcccagtgcggattggtggttattaacgactggtaatgcaaccgggaccaacggcttgacgtgccttccgaagcacggaggagctcgagatgaaaactttttttgggATCACCcatcctttgcgaaagttgcttaacttcaacaatcgcagaccgagcgcgtttaccgctgcgccaccgagctcctccaaaaaataaatactcgtgatatattactacgCCTCCGCTccccccttatgatatttcgtgatttttttatggaccgctcccccctctcgagcctcgcatgattaatggacggtcCCTTGCGATCGTCCCACACCTTATGCCTTAATATCCCTGTCCATTCCACTGACTTTTATTCTTGTTCTTTCACCTTGCGGCCTATCCGGTTGTGGAACTCTCTACCTGAGACTGTCAGGAGGGCTTCTTCTCTGGACTctttcagggcaagagtgaaggcgcttATCCTGCAGGGTTAACTTGGAAATGtctttcttattctccttatattatgtattatattgtatagtcTATTGTTGTATCCGTTTCGAAGGACCAATATTggggttgtgtgtgtgtgtgtgttgttgtttgcTGTTCTGGGATGGCGAATGATACACTTGTCACTCAATAGTaaactatacattgttttaagtttacgcggttattatcataattaaagcacataatggtgctaattcctgtaaataccatctaattttattttaggttatatctgtcattttcttatccgccgaaaaggaaagggacgggtaatcgacaagcataaaatttatggaacacacgtcaattttaagcacaaatctaaaacaaccgtctaaaaattcgcccgggttattcatttatttactcattcttcctaaaattaagagctgtcaatcatccgtccctttccttttcggcggataagaaaatgacaggtataacttaaagtaaaattaagagatgtctgcaggaatcggggccaataacgggttcttaccgcgtttaaatggggatatgagactcccgtcattacatccccagactcgtaaaagaggcttttgaaatcagaaaacataaaaaaaattcaaCAGCGAAGACGGattcaaattatcgaccatgtggaatccagtagtaggtgttgtaaaaagcttgaaacggcctaatgtggtgaaaaaacgtgaggacacagtgagtgcggtttgtcgtagtaagtctggtgcgagttcagatggttccgaacattccgatatcaaaaacagaaacaagcggcaaagaatgagggtagacagatatgtctgcccgtagaaaattatggatctacctactccactccaatctcatcagtcatcccgtgatcatggcacttgcaacagtgtcgaaatatcgggagtctcatatccctatttatacgcggtaagaacccgttattatgtgctttaattacaatAGTAAACTGATTTATTGTTCACTGAAAACTTACGATTGAATGTTATTGAAAATGTTATGGACGCACGTCCGGTACGTAAGATACGGATAATTGCACTGAATATGAGTTAATCGGCGGAATTAGGCCGCACGTGTTATAAGAAGTTCGATTACATCGTTCGATTACATCGaacagtttatgtatgtgtgtgtatatatatttatatatttttttatttacggcaattttagttatgttggtatgATTATAATGTTTATTGCATCGatccctaaggttgcctggcagaaatgactgtttagcaataaggccgcctattgtgcttatttttattcgtatgtttatgtcctttgtatatattgttgttgttgtctcgacacaaccactaggccacggaggttatgtgtttttttaaatataacttaCCTCCGTTTTTCTCGAGTACAAGATCGAAATCGCTTTGGCATTGGTCGAATTTGAGTTTCTGAAGCCAGCTGGAGAGATCTCCTTTCAGTGGCTTGAACAGCTTGGATCCAGAgtctgaaatatatattatattatacagggtgttagtgaaaccgtatggaatactgagggggatgattcagctcataattctgagcatgatataagaaaaccgggtatgatgtgtccccactgggattcgaacccgggacctccggatcgtgagcccgacgctcaaccactggaccacggaggccgaaataaggaataatacgcgAACGGGACAGATAATCCAGCTACCCATCACTTCTTAGCAGCTTGCCAttaaagacccagagggggtgaggtcggccaCCCATAAGAATAGGTGCGGagcggggagttaccgttccaTACGTAAGTAAGGGATAAGAGATAAATACTTACAAGAATCGGCATCAGCGGAGACGGCGACAGCAAGGGAGATGTAAACAgctgtaaagaaaaaaaaatgcaaattggTCGAATATGGCATTAAGTCCTTTCCCAGAGCGTTTGTCCCGCTAAAACGCCTCTGTGTGAATTGAGGTTTATAGCGAATATCATTTCTGTTTGTTCGGAATGAAAAACACTGTAACGTAAAgaatttttgtgtttgttttttatagcgaaagtaaattgaaaaaaaaaactgtcaaaaaaaagacttttgtcaagccgggacgagggtgttaactattacaccaccggggacccttaagtaaataaaataatattaaaaaatcaaaaatatctttattcagtaggtaacatagttacactttgaatcgtcaatttttacataatgaacgtctcatccgcctaaaactactggcagcttctcacaacctgtatagccggggaaaagaagcaagaaaaacctcggcacagggccctggacgttcttttttttaaataagaagcACTTACCGCGCATCCAGACGGCTCCAAGTCCTGGGCAGGCCTTGTCGATGACAGCTTGGTAACTGATGACCACtgtgaacataaaaataatctttCTTACATACAGTTCACgactaaggccaggcgcgcactacgagtttttctccccgcggcagaaaaaagcagcggcataatgtcccacccatcaatccgcactgggcccgcgtgatggtttaaggcccgatctccctatccatccatagggaaggcccgtgccccggcagtggggacgttaatgggctggtgatgatgatgttatgtatgtaagtactcaCATCTGAGGAGGTAGTCCAAGTAAGCTCCTTTGCTCTTGGGGGCAGCTGAAACGAAAAGTACAAATTAGTATCCTGGCACAGTTCAACAGAAGACGCTAGGGGCTTTTATCTGGCATAAAAGTCTGATGATGGTAAATGACGTGATCCAGCTGGTATCGGATACGTCGACAggggtcctagtacggctttgaaatggactactctgggcgccatcccactcgcctcagacagagtactgcggggcggaaggcaagaatgAAGCCAGGGAAAAGTAGGGATACTTTTCCATAAATAAAATCCGACCAATCACCgtgtgacagagcgtcttcgtttttcgctctctcgaacgctgtgattggtcaaatccgcacgtCTCCGCTCTTcttcgaccaatcaccgtgagggagagagtgacagagcgtcttcgttttttgctctctcgaacgctgtgattggtcaaatccgcacgtCTCCGCTCTTcttcgaccaatcaccgtgagggagagagtgacagagcgtcttcgttttttgctcgctcgaacgctgtgattggtcaaatccgcacgtatccgctcctctccgcccaagtccgcgtcaatggaaacgcagccttgtCGCTCGTAAGTCCGGGTGGGTTTAAATGTCACAACCAGGTACTCACTCAAGAATTGATCGAGGCTAATGTTCTTGTTGATACTGCCACCTCCAAGCAGACCCCCGAGGAGTGTCTGCAGGATACCTCCGACCAGACCCAACACGGTGTTAATGACGATGCCCACAATGCTGAGAAGTTCCTTCAGGAGTCCACCGACGGCATTCAGCACACCATTCAAGCTCAGGCCGAGGTTGCCTGTGTAAAAAACAAattgaatttcaaaattatttacacacataaagacgggttcttaccgcgtttaaatcagggatatgagactcccgatatttcgacacgggatgggttacatagttacactttgagtcgtcatttttttacataatgaacgtctcatccgcctaaaactactgtaggttctcacaacctgtatagccgggaaaaagaagtagcaagaaaaacctcggcacagggccttagacgttcttttaagaataaacataaacatttccagacagttaatcccatgcattcatatctttaatcactaaacataataacctttttccaaagtttctgtttaattactgttttactgtttaaaataaaacagttttaaaactaaattctgaatgtcaatgggaatcttattgtaaaaactttttCCCGCTTTTCACATGAAACTGTAGGCAAGGTACAATAGGGGGTCAAAAGTCCACGTCAAAGCAattaaaaaagcattattgcattgcgcacttacttttatatacgcaaatgtcaaattgcaatattgcttttttagataaaaagggttcataaaaaaaattaagaaagaaaCTAACCGTAGTAGTTGCCGCAAAGATTAACAAGCACATCctgaaaaaaaagtaatatacataattttttttaacggtaggtattttataaggTGAAATTCGCATTTATGTCATCTCTCCACTCAAAATATAAGTTTTCcctttgcctttccccaaagggataaaaaagtttaaaaaaaaatataagttttttaactgtaagtattttataaggTGAAATTCGTATTAATGTCATGTCACCActcaaaatataagttttttttaacggtaagtaagtattttataaggTGAAATTCGTATAATTTATATCATCTCTCCActcaaaatataacttttttttaacggtaagtattttataaggtgaaattcgtagtattattatactactgagctaggtttacctcacccccccttgGACATAGTTTAAGGGCTTATTACCTACCAGCCTACCTGTTAGACAGGCTGGATGCGTCAATGTTacgggtggttaccatggtttcCCCACCAACCAATCAACCTTAAAAACCAACCACCCTCAACAACCTTATGGTTAACacgcggctttttggcgggaaacgggaacgggacagttgctttcttcattgaataatctaaataattaatacgaagtggtgttttgtggttaatgatcgcattaagttagtcggaagacattcgcgagtgttattatatcggagtattcaataaacaaagtgtatctgcctattttcgcttcgtgccaggaagccgcttcataactcgaaagtttatgcggacttttgagttaattcgtctggggttcggagtaggagtctactccgagggtgggggcttaggtttcatcatcatcattcatcacctttcatcatttcattaatcatcaagaaaaaaaaaaaacgtaagacatggctgtatgggcatagtaccctttgccttacccttcggggaaaaccaaaacaaaaaaaaggttaacaCGCTgtttaagaataccgattttgagctgattTCGAGGTCTTCCTAGGTGGCCTCAACTCttagatataacataacaatagcatcacgcctgtagccCCAAAGGGGTAGACGGAGGTGTATAGTATGACATCCACTTCTCagcagctatgttcaagtcccatatAATGGGCAAgcttattgctattaaccgggcacaaatcctggaaaccacatgatatcaattatctatgatccaaacatggatatacatacatacataaacagcctatatacgtcccactgctgggcacaggcctcccctcaatcaaaaatggagcatactccaccacgctgctccactgcgggttggtggaggtgtttttacggctaatagccgggaccaacggcttaacgtgccctccgaagcacggaatcatcaggtgattcaagcctgaatcaaacaaatgacagtctcacaaagtgatttcgacaatgtccccagcgggaatcgaacccggacctccatatcgtgagcctaacgctcttaccactagaccacagaggctggaTTCAAACTCATGAAGTCGAATCCAGTGGTTACGAGCACGAGCtggtattcgaacccgtgaccctaCGGTGTAAGTCACGCATTTTCTGAACAAGTGTGcctttattaaaacacataataacgcgtTCAAAATAGGAATAtttatgagactcccgatatttcgacattgttgcaagtgccatgatcacgggatgactgatgagattgaaagagaaatatcgggagtctcataaaTATTCCTATTTTGAacgcgttattatgtgttttaataaaggCACACTTGTTCAGAAAACGCGTCACTTACACCGAAGGGTCACctattttgaacgcggtaagaacccgttattatgtgttttaattatgataataaccgcgtaaatttaaaacaatgtatacgtGTGCCTTTGTTCTGTTATTCAAAAAAAGTTGTACTTACACCACTTCCGCCGGAGCTGCCTTTAAGGAAGATACCATTGACGGAGGCAACGGCGAactgcaaaaaaaaacatgttaataacataaacataagcatttgcccaccttagaataagtttatcctataaatgttttgtaaatttgtgtgcaataaagtgtttttattattattattatttgtatgtcgtttccatatctcgggcctacggagtcccggacttttggaaggcgtgcgtggggccgaagccaacacgtagaggccccttaagacagtttaatctaaatgtggtgtgacaccaaccggcgattatctctgtatgcactatgggagtgcacttttattattataagctcaatgttggcaacatcaaagtcttaattacaaattttactctaatatattttgctatggcaatattacgggccttacgccacggactttgccgacgaggcatCCTTTTCTtgtctttcaaattcaaattcaaaaatatctttattcagttggtaacatagttacactttgaatcgtcaatttttacataacgaacgtctcatccgcctaaaactactgcagcttctcacaacctgtatagccgggaaaagaagctgcaagaaaaacctcggcacagggccttagacgttctttaaaaaaataaaaatacacataaaatattggtatacaattgagtaatatagctgcctaatatcagttctcaaacagttcTTACTAACTTAaatgtaaataacataacataaactgcctatatacgtcccactgctgggcacaggcctcccctcaatcaaccggagggggtatggagcatactccaccacgctgctccactgcgggttggtggaggtgttgaaatgtaaataattagttttaaatataataaagtccacttaacatctcgaagaggttttatttaccggagcaaccatcgcctccaactcttacgactatatctcaatggggtagtcataggtacatccatcgcaagatgaactaagtacccacacctcatcgagctctctgttagaccaacgtgatagtagATGGTActatacttaacataaacagcctatatacgtcccactgctgggcacaggcctcccctcaatcaaccggagggggtatggagcatactccaccacgctgctctactgcgtcGCTGGAgatgattttacggctaatagccaggacaaacggcttaacatgcactccgaagcacggaatcatgttattttttcagacaatcaggtgactcaagcctgtaaagtcgtGGTAAGGACTTGtctctgtttcattgtgtacaaatacataaataaaaaagtaataaaaaatgtctcacCGCGGCCAAGCAGGCTACCAGAATGCACTTCATGTCGTCGGATTCTTGATCGATGATCAGAAGATACTTGTTACCCTGTGAACATCGCTTATATACTCAACATtgtacaagtaggtacttacaatgtACAAGGTAGTTTGCACAGCTGTTCGACAATTTGGACAAATTggattgaaaaaaataactatttaattGTGACAATGCCTACTGGATTCCGCCAGATGGCGCTGATTAGTAAACAACAGTTTTGTGTacacttatttttaaaaaaatagttatattaAGATTATTAATGTAAACTTTTGATAAAAGTGTTAATTGTGTCCCAAATTCTCAGGATTATCGTTTGTGAGCAATATAATAAAGAATTCAGAACATATGAGACAGTGATCACCTTGTGCAAAAAACATAACGATTGTAAAAGTAAATCGAGAAGAATCTACGCGTAGTGTGTGTTACAAATAGAACTCAATTAAGTTATGAAAACTGCATATAGTTATTAGTTCGAAAAtagtgataattttaaaaataagttcttAACGTATTTAATAATAGTGCCAACTGACCTCGGAGATATTCGTACACAATCGGTTATCATCGGAAACGTTCGATATCCAACAAGAACTAGAAGCAGATCATAAATTTCGCTTACTTCAATGAGTATAACGATAGCATAGCTGGTAAACGGCCTATCAATACGCTCCACCTGTGAAGACCCGAGATCGAACCTCACtgcaataaaactctttttgataaaaatatttttctgtggACTGCGGTACGTTTTATAAACACAACATGATAAGACAATGTAAAAACTGTGACGAGACAATAAACGATAGACAATTTTTAGAATGTCTAATTTGCGAAAAGTACATGCATATAAACTGTGCTAATGTTTCGGaaaaaaggttttatttaaTGTCTCCAACCAAAAAATCAAATTGGAAATGTGAAAAATGTCAAGAccatttaaaacaaattaatagtGATAACCGCACAGCGTCACCAGAGATATCAAATATTACGCAAAGACAAACTACAAAAGTAGTATACAACATCTCGACAAGTAATTCGTTTGCCTCGTTATCAGACGAAACAGAAGAGTTGAGTGGACTAACTCAGGATCCAATCCAAGTGAACCGAAGCTGTCTGAACCCAGTATCGGATGAAgaagagaaaataaatttaaaagaaagaatattGAACCTACAGGATTTACTATTAAAAGCTGAACACAAGATTGACGAACAAAATTGTAAAATCTTTTCACTGGAAGAGAAGTTGGCAGAATCGCActcgaaaataaaatatcttaccCAAATGTGTCAATCTACTCCAACTGAACAATCCACTAAAAGTAAACAGCGCAGAAATAACGTCAACAAGGAAgacaataatttacaaaaagtaaaacgaGATCTGTTTAAATCGACTCCTCTCCCAAAGCGTACATGTGAGGCAAATTCAGCTATCGCGACAAGTAACCCAGATGACAGATATTCGAAGAAAGAAATGCATAATGAGAAAGATTTTATAAAGCACAATGAGAGGAACAGAAAGGAGCAAATTGAATTAGCTAATGTTTGTCTTATTAGTAGTAACACTAACAAGTTGCGACAGATCGCCGAAAGAACACTAGGATTTTCAAACTTGTGTCATTACGTCACTCCAAATGGGggaattttacaattatttcaaGGACTCGAACAGAAACTAGAAAAGTTCTCATACAAGGATTACTGTGTAATTGTAATTGGTGAAAaagattttaatataacagtGGACTACCATGAATTAGTTGTTTACATAAGACAAGAGCTACTAAAAGTTCAACACACCAATGTAATTATATGTATTCCAACATTCAAAGTATCTAAAACTGCAAATCTTTTTAATCATAGAatagaattatttaataatctGTTGGGATTGGATAATGGCACATTTGAATATGCTTTTATATTAGATTCGAATCTTAATTTGTCTTACAAAAGTGATATGTTCTATGAATTATCAGGAAAAGTAAATAGACAGGGCTTGACTGTAGTGTTCAAAGATTTGGCCAGGCTTATTGAATCCATCAGAGTTTCAACAAATGTAACACCGCAACAGGTCCAAATAGAAATTGAAGATAATGGTCAATCTCATGAtgaaaattgtttaaattgtttaaataatagTAGACAGTTATTTTTTCGAACGTCAGTATTTTAAGATAATATTCCAAAACACCCaaagtttatataataaattacatatcGTCGAAGCCTTTATCTCAGAAGAATCATCCTTCAATGCAATATGTATATCCGAAACCTGGTTGTCTAAAGACAAATTAGATGTAGTAAATTTCACCGGATATAGATTAGTAGCGTCTTTTTGCCGTAAAATTAAGGATGGCGGCGGAGTATGTATCTTGTTAAAAGAAAATCACAAGTATATAGAAAAACCAGAATTTTCAGATTTGTCCATTGAATTTGTGTTAGAACTTTGTGCTGTTGAATTACcggatttgaatattttattaataattatgtattggaATGGAAGAGAT from Pectinophora gossypiella chromosome 29, ilPecGoss1.1, whole genome shotgun sequence carries:
- the LOC126379557 gene encoding uncharacterized protein LOC126379557 → MKCILVACLAAFAVASVNGIFLKGSSGGSGDVLVNLCGNYYGNLGLSLNGVLNAVGGLLKELLSIVGIVINTVLGLVGGILQTLLGGLLGGGSINKNISLDQFLTAPKSKGAYLDYLLRLVISYQAVIDKACPGLGAVWMRAVYISLAVAVSADADSYSGSKLFKPLKGDLSSWLQKLKFDQCQSDFDLVLEKNGGWDGLIGVKKVIFQAVSDILGGISGVVEGGLDAVGGVVGLAGVVVKVVIQSVGVVVYLLANLLNDVGDALEDVLQAIFGVVGSFGILGNGDIDTCKSYIVDTCGQYDHSYYSKVFVSA